Proteins encoded by one window of Paenibacillus urinalis:
- a CDS encoding DUF4391 domain-containing protein, with protein MINRLEFPPRTVLNRKIPKKAFFTQTDLSTTEKEMFTSDIEGIYLLSIMNQQSTNIPIYQDDEFNYAEVVWIYVELRTDKNINRIIGAIHKTIPNPAVLIMNSSEDQILLSTSHKRLNKTDKTKVVVEQPTITQRFNPKEPDIGYSKLLNSLVVTNLSFENLYSIYEDIQQWIKCEEVIQLVGTIPTSKEKREEVVNILRNVQKHRKGIEQLQLEQKGQVDFGKKMDLHMKIKRHEQQINIQIQQIRELC; from the coding sequence TTGATTAATCGATTGGAGTTTCCTCCCCGTACTGTTTTAAATCGTAAGATACCTAAGAAAGCCTTTTTTACACAAACCGATCTTTCTACAACGGAAAAGGAAATGTTTACTTCCGATATAGAGGGGATTTATTTGTTAAGTATTATGAATCAGCAGAGTACAAATATCCCCATCTACCAAGATGATGAATTCAATTATGCAGAAGTAGTATGGATATACGTTGAGCTTCGAACGGACAAAAATATAAATAGGATTATTGGTGCTATTCATAAGACTATCCCTAATCCAGCCGTATTAATAATGAATTCATCAGAAGATCAGATTCTTTTGAGTACCAGTCACAAAAGGCTAAATAAAACTGACAAGACCAAAGTTGTTGTCGAACAACCTACCATTACTCAACGGTTTAATCCCAAGGAACCTGATATTGGATACTCGAAATTACTGAACTCATTGGTCGTTACAAATTTATCTTTTGAAAACCTATATAGCATATACGAGGACATTCAACAATGGATAAAATGCGAAGAAGTAATTCAGTTAGTAGGAACAATACCTACCAGTAAAGAAAAGCGAGAAGAAGTGGTCAACATATTAAGAAATGTTCAGAAACATCGTAAGGGTATCGAACAATTGCAGCTTGAGCAGAAAGGCCAAGTTGACTTTGGTAAAAAGATGGATTTGCACATGAAGATAAAGCGGCATGAACAGCAAATCAACATTCAAATTCAACAAATAAGGGAGTTGTGTTAA